A single Comamonas sp. NLF-1-9 DNA region contains:
- a CDS encoding histidine triad nucleotide-binding protein, with translation MHHDPDCLFCKIIEGKIPSHKVHEDELVYAFKDIHPWAPIHFLIVPKEHIASMEQAGPEHARLLSHMLLLGPRLAREQGSNPYPDGGYRLQINTGTEGGQEVYHLHMHVVAGARPWLKP, from the coding sequence ATGCACCACGACCCCGACTGCCTGTTTTGCAAGATCATCGAAGGCAAGATTCCCTCGCACAAGGTCCACGAGGACGAGCTCGTCTACGCCTTCAAGGACATCCACCCCTGGGCGCCGATCCACTTCCTGATCGTGCCCAAGGAACACATCGCCTCGATGGAACAGGCCGGGCCGGAGCACGCCCGGCTGCTGTCGCACATGCTGCTGCTTGGCCCGCGGCTGGCGCGCGAGCAAGGCAGCAATCCCTATCCGGACGGGGGCTACCGGCTGCAGATCAATACCGGCACCGAAGGCGGCCAGGAGGTCTACCACCTGCACATGCACGTGGTGGCCGGCGCGCGGCCCTGGCTCAAGCCCTGA
- the tatA gene encoding Sec-independent protein translocase subunit TatA has product MGSFSIWHWLIVLLIVVMVFGTKKLKNIGSDLGGAVKGFKDGMKEGSSSDEANANAAPPGQVTNAASADKTTIDVEAKQKS; this is encoded by the coding sequence ATGGGTTCGTTTTCCATCTGGCACTGGCTCATCGTGCTGCTCATCGTGGTCATGGTGTTCGGTACCAAGAAGCTCAAGAACATCGGCTCCGACCTCGGCGGCGCCGTCAAGGGCTTCAAGGACGGCATGAAGGAAGGCAGCTCGAGCGACGAGGCCAACGCGAACGCCGCCCCCCCGGGGCAGGTGACCAATGCCGCATCCGCCGACAAGACAACGATCGACGTCGAAGCCAAGCAAAAGAGCTGA